In Lineus longissimus chromosome 9, tnLinLong1.2, whole genome shotgun sequence, one genomic interval encodes:
- the LOC135493098 gene encoding uncharacterized protein LOC135493098: protein MNKMDRTKNSGEAPQIIDVILKGGSPWGLSLKGGLETSSALVISKIEPGGRAAQEGSLRVGDLILYVNDIPCDSRAEAIGLVRSAVSSLSITVQRGGIDQNTTPRTTLFLKRFRDFREKETERLENQSKYGAIYQYDDRLPSPPPPDELEIDLDTDDYQNRFSPEPPPWQTDEPPFHRPRAESLPAPPVLNQDNRRLSYPVIQADSNEDIPCETMQVHGAKSTPNLNMDKYGYPRQFRGHHGGANKPYRDVNANPPPPVSRGRHGGVYNNSNSHSGSSHALSSLGGSGTVYEKDSRRNSASFGNSPFSSSYGQGYTNNAMRRESFSYKGRDRDSFSSNKGRDRDSFSSGISYRPYERSNYNRSKDYENLCDISTDYESGTKYQSRSSPNLSRNSRDSIASDYSVRTLINISPEPPAVPPRPSNVDIDTGYAPAPPVRDTSSSYGRYNHNHDRTPSWPPEAHVDQMQKSSLNATIGTESSSEIRKPRASYPFQASYDKPLKPEPEPQVVENDSLTSPKKPKFQTDIIHHAKVAKVTNIENELDFVKPYPSLDPKSETEVRNLYNSPPSYLYPNYESGAHKYCDRDFRIPSPPQMVVAPPNVQQTQMNPPTVEALDQKQLDQMIGEYVESYKAHHKKKSSSGYHDNTQVPRPNIHSMATSINAAANQKVNVSVIRSPNDPHNGKDTSRAFMYRPKPHYSTSTQTDDLSPIEQTAVPLRAAPMEVIPDDVFTDDEHNKSTNTDHDVPVLRNHRRSHQSSNSSHPTSFPSDSSRPGSSQTDRSSRPTSYAEYDMDKGVVTDRQSVSSERQSVTSDRQSTTSERQSLTSDRMSITSERQSMLSDRHSIASEQQSLMETEKPTDHPFKSIHDYSPSTAPLLRRLSEEYFNQTQRDANVRQLNDHPVEQTVPEGKELNLDDRRVISKKGPIVKRPIRFEEIDIPPPPWERGKRNEKRQSLDIPSNRSGDLHVSMETGKQVEANENEAAPSLPRRMMIRAGPNRMSMKKAYGIGDDSDIHPEPIFKTSRSTSNIPEEPLKEDKIDFMKRSESESQSLKAIERKLPRSSSEQFRPMNERMKNSGRQGSDPDLEHSRKSSDCSDPSDQAPVSGHNRWQNLSDPASQSSRSSTPRQSNEKRSNSDPMQKQLPYLSVSGKVRTPTSEGKRRVGSDPSVLDGEPDIINDTKHGPISTRSHGAYGSQDSGYRSDRTSDPQLKNLQQWGHLDKRAPYVDNMRSEEVYLAERSIPQTRMASTLPPGMDAPNFSKMSEYAEIDKHARSVSQDQGSLSKDQVNFRNRQNDHGEVPPPRPERPKSFGDQKFERLQPSALKSSPDSTNRRRPDSLATHSSLASPAHHRDRGYGFDGESQRQRREHAEDGSRDRNSYRLSYDKGLRRGDEAERPDSSTTVDGSPTKRGPVSKRSKTPESVPKTKEVDQSPYADVSRLSASVKGGDQAPPSSSSTGKGDQHKYEPYTPVSSEQVEQKPPILPPRLYRTKNTILQEKPSEGKDRHGHTHGNYDNIGEVEPTDAYADMLRQQAMRFTHPQSMNVLKYKSIPHNETVVTSRPVKPVERYQSVPESQPIKYHPAEPLTSSRPTDLDKLQDLRPLSTSSPKPTDENRISESEPKRKKSPSKSMQNLNYRASSPEFFFPPPPDEPPPPSKNFGADTSMDDLSLPLPPPPSETEMPSGPTVEPVRQVQREFAKPLTKYSSESYITNRSNNIPRRGYGGNYRRSDSGGFSASLAAQISPTDPHGDYVNLADPEPERKQPSPPKQLSYSPNSAFTNQITPRSAMENGDKEDYRRMPVSSQVAKFEKGDSLFKPIDHAPTYEAKSVIAKNVLQLTGKFGGSKDSLNHSTESLSRCSDGVSKSSESLDSVGGKNGDRRPSTPDRRDLRSSTPNRREFSVERKISMDFQDENVPPRSESPGRVRTDLPHLRKFSADVIMEKNQNNRTPPPVPVKTMKQETPNTNTENTQEVKTPDRNFDSPEGIISKEKNGMNADMIQNSPDTPFMNQLRSSTSNDRTVFREVTPPGEQNVTPQSQPAPQPTLPSSVHVRQKSQEEIECDEVIAKLANELKEKDRKLSEVISPPNTYKLPQDYYGDIFDKDVAGVSRRLVISPDRGAGSPAVQASYQDAQEKSESPLPPTSPYWVSPSAANLERKIREDGTRNEMMDNLGDDTASLDRKKEELIERIETKLKILREAKQSLSDDIVDNNALGKQVTKIVEQKLENPKELDKYKSYVDELDKIMHLLLKLAGRLARAENAVLSLPDDAAERERVSLISKRDKLSEQHEDAKKLKEGIDKRSKQVATYLRKDLTDEEFADYEVFVKMKSKLIMEEQEIEDKIILGEEQLKALSKSMLHYRDPDDLDFCFD, encoded by the exons GGGTGGTATAGATCAGAACACCACACCACGCACAACTCTCTTTCTCAAACGGTTTCGAGACTTCAGGGAAAAGGAGACAGAGAGGTTAgagaatcaaagtaaatatGGTGCTATCTACCAATATGATGATCGCCTGCCGTCACCACCCCCTCCTGACGAATTGGAGATAGATTTGGATACGGATGATTATCAGAATAG GTTTTCACCAGAACCCCCTCCATGGCAGACTGACGAACCACCGTTTCACCGTCCACGTGCAGAATCTCTACCGGCGCCACCTGTGTTAAACCAAGACAACAGAAGACTGTCCTACCCAGTAATTCAGGCCGACTCAAACGAAGATATTCCGTGTGAAACTATGCAAGTGCATGGCGCAAAATCTACTCCTAATCTCAATATGGATAAGTACGGTTATCCTCGGCAGTTTCGCGGCCATCATGGTGGTGCTAATAAACCTTACCGCGATGTGAACGCTAACCCACCACCGCCCGTGTCTCGCGGGAGGCATGGTGGTGTTTATAACAATTCAAATAGTCATTCGGGATCATCACACGCGCTGTCCAGCCTGGGCGGGAGTGGCACTGTTTACGAGAAAGACAGTCGAAGGAATTCTGCATCTTTTGGTAATAGTCCGTTTTCGTCCTCATATGGGCAAGGATACACAAACAATGCAATGAGGAGAGAGTCCTTTTCCTATAAAGGAAGGGATAGGGATTCGTTTTCTTCCAATAAAGGCAGAGACAGGGATTCATTTTCTAGTGGAATATCTTACCGTCCTTATGAAAGATCGAATTACAACCGTTCaaaagattatgaaaacttgtgtGATATTTCAACGGATTATGAGTCCGGTACAAAGTACCAGAGCCGATCTAGTCCAAATTTGTCGAGGAATAGTCGAGACAGTATAGCTAGTGACTACAGTGTTCGAACTCTGATAAACATAAGTCCAGAGCCGCCAGCTGTACCTCCGCGGCCCTCTAATGTTGATATCGATACCGGTTATGCGCCTGCTCCCCCGGTGAGGGATACTTCTTCTAGCTATGGACGATACAACCATAACCACGATCGCACCCCGTCATGGCCTCCTGAAGCACATGTGGATCAAATGCAAAAATCGAGTTTGAATGCTACCATTGGTACAGAGTCAAGTTCAGAAATCCGCAAACCGCGTGCCAGTTATCCATTCCAAGCTTCGTATGATAAACCGCTAAAACCAGAACCGGAGCCGCAGGTGGTAGAAAATGACTCCCTGACTAGTCCGAAGAAACCGAAGTTTCAAACGGATATTATTCACCACGCAAAAGTTGCCAAAGTCACGAACATTGAAAATGAGCTGGATTTTGTCAAACCGTATCCGTCGCTTGATCCGAAATCTGAAACAGAGGTCAGAAATTTGTATAATAGTCCTCCCAGTTATTTATATCCTAATTATGAAAGTGGTGCACACAAGTACTGTGATAGAGACTTCAGGATCCCATCGCCTCCACAAATGGTGGTGGCACCGCCAAATGTCCAACAAACTCAAATGAATCCGCCCACAGTTGAAGCATTAGATCAGAAGCAGTTGGATCAGATGATTGGGGAATATGTCGAAAGCTACAAAGCTCATCATAAGAAGAAATCTAGTTCAGGTTATCATGACAACACCCAAGTGCCTAGGCCCAATATCCATTCAATGGCGACCTCCATTAACGCTGCTGCTAATCAGAAGGTGAACGTCTCAGTTATTCGTAGTCCTAACGATCCACACAACGGAAAGGACACCAGTCGTGCTTTCATGTACCGTCCTAAACCACATTACAGTACGAGTACCCAAACCGATGATCTCAgtccgattgaacaaactgccGTCCCTCTTCGTGCTGCTCCAATGGAAGTGATCCCAGATGATGTGTTCACAGATGATGAACACAACAAGTCAACGAATACAGACCATGATGTACCTGTGTTACGAAATCATAGAAGATCGCATCAGAGTTCGAACAGTAGTCATCCAACCAGCTTCCCAAGTGATTCCAGTCGTCCTGGCAGCTCACAGACAGACCGTAGTAGCCGGCCAACGTCTTACGCTGAGTACGACATGGATAAAGGTGTTGTTACTGATCGCCAATCTGTGTCATCTGAACGACAGTCTGTGACATCGGATCGACAGTCCACAACCTCCGAACGACAGTCTTTGACGTCAGATCGGATGTCCATCACCTCTGAACGGCAGTCTATGTTGTCAGATCGTCACTCCATCGCCTCGGAACAACAGTCTCTTATGGAGACTGAAAAACCTACAGATCACCCATTTAAATCGATCCACGATTACAGTCCCAGCACTGCTCCCTTATTGCGCCGCCTTTCCGAGGAATACTTCAACCAGACGCAGAGAGATGCAAATGTGCGCCAGCTCAATGACCATCCAGTTGAACAAACCGTGCCAGAAGGAAAGGAATTAAACTTGGACGACAGACGAGTAATCAGTAAAAAAGGACCAATTGTTAAACGACCTATCAGGTTTGAGGAAATTGACATTCCCCCACCTCCTTGGGAGCGCGGCAAAAGAAACGAAAAGCGGCAGTCTCTTGATATTCCGTCAAatagatcaggtgacctacatgtttccatggaaacagGGAAGCAGGTGGAGGCAAATGAGAATGAGGCTGCACCTAGCCTTCCCCGGAGAATGATGATAAGAGCTGGTCCGAATCGTATGTCCATGAAAAAGGCATACGGAATCGGCGACGATTCTGACATTCACCCTGAGCCTATTTTCAAAACCAGTCGCTCAACTTCTAACATTCCTGAAGAACCTTTGAAAGAGGATAAAATTGATTTCATGAAACGAAGCGAGAGTGAGTCCCAATCTTTAAAAGCCATTGAGAGAAAACTGCCGCGTTCTTCTTCAGAGCAGTTCCGTCCTATGAATGAACGTATGAAAAATTCAGGTCGTCAGGGTTCAGATCCTGATTTGGAACATTCTAGAAAGTCGTCTGATTGCTCTGATCCTAGTGACCAGGCCCCGGTGTCCGGCCATAACCGGTGGCAAAATTTATCTGATCCAGCAAGTCAGTCATCCAGATCGTCAACGCCACGACAAAGCAACGAAAAACGTAGTAACTCTGATCCAATGCAAAAACAGTTGCCATACTTATCAGTGTCTGGTAAAGTGAGAACGCCCACATCTGAGGGTAAGAGGCGTGTTGGATCTGATCCTTCAGTGCTTGATGGTGAACCTGACATAATAAATGACACAAAACATGGACCTATTTCGACCCGCTCACACGGTGCCTATGGTAGTCAGGATTCCGGATACAGATCTGACCGGACATCTGATCCACAGTTGAAGAATCTCCAGCAGTGGGGACATCTTGATAAGCGAGCTCCATATGTTGATAACATGAGATCTGAAGAGGTCTACTTGGCTGAGCGCAGCATTCCGCAAACGAGAATGGCATCAACTTTACCACCCGGTATGGATGCGCccaatttcagcaaaatgtcAGAATATGCTGAAATTGATAAACATGCTCGGTCAGTGTCTCAAGATCAAGGATCTCTCTCAAAAGATCAAGTCAACTTTCGTAACCGGCAAAATGATCACGGTGAGGTACCACCCCCGAGACCTGAGCGACCAAAATCTTTTGGGGACCAGAAATTTGAACGACTACAGCCATCTGCTCTTAAGTCGTCACCAGATTCTACGAACCGGCGCCGACCAGATTCGTTGGCGACTCATTCTAGTCTTGCTTCACCTGCTCATCATCGGGATCGAGGCTATGGTTTCGATGGGGAATCTCAGCGTCAGAGGAGGGAGCATGCCGAGGATGGTAGCCGTGATCGGAATTCGTATCGTTTGTCCTATGATAAAGGTCTGCGACGTGGTGATGAGGCTGAGAGGCCGGATTCTTCCACAACTGTTGATGGCTCGCCAACAAAGCGGGGGCCTGTGTCGAAGAGAAGTAAG ACACCAGAAAGTGTGCCAAAGACAAAAGAGGTCGACCAATCACCATATGCAGATGTTTCGAGACTTTCTGCCTCTGTCAAAGGAGGGGATCAAGCTCCCCCATCTTCCAG TTCAACTGGCAAAGGTGACCAACACAAATACGAACCATACACTCCAGTTTCGTCAGAGCAAGTGGAGCAGAAACCACCGATATTGCCACCCAGGCTTTATCGCACGAAAAACACGATCCTGCAGGAGAAACCATCGGAGGGAAAAGACCGCCATGGACATACGCATGGGAATTACGATAATATTGGCGAGGTTGAACCAACTGATGCGTACGCTGATATGCTGCGACAACAGGCGATGCGTTTCACTCATCCACAGTCCATGAACGTGCTCAAATACAAATCAATACCGCATAACGAGACTGTGGTGACGTCGCGGCCTGTGAAGCCGGTCGAACGTTACCAGAGCGTACCGGAGTCGCAGCCTATCAAGTACCATCCTGCCGAACCTCTAACATCATCCAGACCGACAGACTTGGACAAACTGCAGGATTTACGACCGCTGTCAACATCGTCACCTAAACCGACCgatgaaaaccgaatttcagaATCGGAACCTAAGAGAAAGAAATCTCCTTCAAAAAGTATGCAGAATCTGAACTATCGTGCGTCTAGTCCTGAGTTTTTCTTCCCTCCACCTCCAGACGAGCCACCTccgccatcaaagaattttGGTGCGGATACATCAATGGACGATCTATCTCTGCCATTGCCGCCTCCGCCATCAGAAACTGAGATGCCAAGTGGTCCAACCGTCGAGCCGGTTCGACAAGTGCAGAGGGAGTTTGCTAAACCTTTAACCAA ATATTCCAGCGAGTCTTACATCACCAACAGGTCAAATAACATTCCTCGACGAGGCTACGGTGGAAATTACCGACGCTCCGACAGTGGTGGGTTTAGCGCATCGCTAGCTGCACAGATTTCACCAACCGACCCACATGGGGACTACGTCAATTTAGCTGACCCagaacctgagcgaaaacagcCAAGTCCACCGAAACAGTTGTCGTATTCGCCGAATTCTGCGTTCACGAATCAGATCACACCAAGGTCCGCGATGGAGAACGGAGACAAGGAGGACTATAGGCGTATGCCTGTGAGTTCACAGGTGGCGAAATTTGAAAAGGGTGACAGTCTGTTTAAACCTATTGACCATGCACCTACTTATGAAGCGAAATCTGTGATTGCAAAAAACGTGCTACAGCTTACGGGCAAATTCGGTGGGAGTAAAGACAGTTTAAATCACTCGACCGAAAGTTTGTCACGGTGTTCAGATGGTGTGTCAAAGTCGAGTGAAAGTCTGGACAGTGTTGGCGGAAAGAACGGTGATCGTCGGCCGTCTACACCAGACAGACGGGACTTACGGTCTTCGACACCCAATCGGCGAGAGTTTTCAGTTGAGCGGAAAATATCGATGGATTTCCAAGATGAAAATGTGCCGCCGCGCTCTGAATCGCCTGGTCGTGTTCGAACAGACTTGCCTCACTTGAGGAAATTTAGTGCTGACGTAATCATGgagaaaaatcaaaacaatcgcacacctCCACCAGTTCCTGTCAAAACTATGAAACAGGAAACACCGAATACAAACACTGAAAACACCCAAGAGGTGAAAACACCCGATAGGAATTTTGATTCACCTGAGGGAATAATTAGCAAGGAGAAAAATGGCATGAATGCCGACATGATTCAAAATTCCCCTGACACTCCGTTTATGAATCAGTTACGGTCAAGTACGAGTAACGATCGGACAGTTTTCAGAGAAGTGACGCCACCCGGTGAGCAGAATGTTACGCCGCAATCTCAACCGGCTCCGCAACCTACACTGCCATCTAGTGTTCATGTCAGGCAAAAATCACAAGAGGAAATCGAGTGCGATGAGGTGATTGCAAAACTAGCAAacgaattgaaagaaaaagatAGGAAATTATCGGAAGTGATCTCTCCGCCGAACACTTATAAACTACCACAGGATTATTACGGTGATATATTCGACAAGGATGTGGCGGGCGTGTCTCGACGTCTTGTCATCAGCCCGGACAGAGGTGCTGGATCGCCGGCTGTTCAGGCTTCCTATCAAGATGCTCAAGAAAA GTCCGAGTCGCCTTTGCCCCCTACCTCCCCCTATTGGGTCTCCCCGAGTGCTGCCAACCTGGAACGGAAGATAAGAGAAGATGGTACAAGGAATGAAATGATGGACAATCTCGGTGATGATACTGCTTCATTGGATAGGAAAAAG GAAGAGCTGATTGAACGCATAGAGACCAAGTTGAAGATACTTAGAGAAGCCAAGCAAAGCCTTTCTGATGATATTGTGGATAATAATGCATTAGGAAAGCAG GTGACCAAAATTGTCGAACAGAAGCTCGAGAATCCGAAAGAATTGGATAAATACAAGTCGTACGTGGATGAACTGGACAAGATCATGCACCTGTTGTTGAAGTTGGCTGGGAGGTTGGCGAGGGCAGAGAATGCTGTGTTGAGTCTTCCAGATGATGCTGCTGAGAGAGAGAGG GTGAGTCTTATATCCAAACGTGACAAACTCAGCGAGCAGCACGAGGACGCCAAGAAACTCAAGGAAGGAATCGACAAGCGTTCCAAACAGGTCGCCACGTACTTACGCAAGGACTTGACTGATGAGGAGTTTGCTGATTACGAAGTTTtcgtgaaaatgaaatcaaaattgaTCATGGAGGAACAGGAGATAGAGGATAAGATTATTCTCGGTGAAGAACAATTGAAAGCGCTTTCAAAAAGTATGCTTCATTACCGTGATCCTGACGACTTGGACTTCTGTTttgactga